A window of the Acidobacteriota bacterium genome harbors these coding sequences:
- a CDS encoding XRE family transcriptional regulator — protein MRRAGETDVEVIAPLTPSSRSVFRDLGFGAGEAEKLKLRSTLIGHIRRRMKSRGLTQSEAARAMQVSQRRRERAP, from the coding sequence CGGACGTTGAAGTGATCGCGCCCCTGACGCCATCCAGTCGAAGCGTCTTCAGGGATCTGGGGTTCGGAGCGGGGGAAGCAGAGAAGCTCAAGCTCCGTTCCACGCTCATCGGCCACATCCGCCGACGGATGAAGTCGCGTGGGCTCACCCAGAGTGAGGCCGCCCGTGCCATGCAGGTCTCACAACGTCGGCGCGAACGTGCGCCTTGA